One Vanessa cardui chromosome 4, ilVanCard2.1, whole genome shotgun sequence genomic window carries:
- the LOC124544433 gene encoding uncharacterized protein LOC124544433: MEYHNINNTLYDGQRVTSTYAEIFFDENSISEVHDEEPSEEELLVENEDQKDEWKSPSDLLVGIIKLIPPFTSKITRGKTHEGILDIGNEVLEKERAKFLTLLETLVHDNDASWEHILEHEKQEVFKKVKTIFQNIFKYKSDIMKHEISMFYELSLQDLEKHLHSEVHTRIQTAYANIISDLNIQIQNKLLKERKKLENILKKRYIIEVQKLKRYYSLLLHNEVRRNKILILQAVQERNDAIRAFYKQVEAERITSTMYIMSLERKKCKIRKILLENLQSDEVLSKRKILQEKAHIIEDFKRKYVGISDINKHWEQKIKKILQLFLKFISFSLKLLPEQTTFLLDLEKMMMLQIIELKRNPLMCTTILKSDDIDSNVFHFIQPEQEITVCDKDPFVVVGDLSDPVPQAYGSRETLASDVDLPYFRVGRQYVYAKCHGYEGIKSYLESQKCKCRSPREPSPPKKINEVKLPPKATCESIDEESSLESLLIDDFARLEDCPARKCTNWIKTNSFPNLANYLDYSKENYERVTTILGPAPEIKFSPHFINPKNIAYSELPFSATKESHHSVGTQYSSSDDLSLPKSSCHCVQDILEQEMQINLNRTVKTSKQELNEILAKRKQSLERLINKNPNLLKIFTDECFDYKQ, from the coding sequence atggagTATCATAATATCAATAACACACTTTATGATGGTCAGAGGGTAACAAGTACGTAcgcagaaatattttttgatgaaaATAGTATATCTGAAGTTCATGATGAAGAACCTTCAGAAGAGGAATTGCTTGTTGAAAATGAAGACCAAAAAGACGAATGGAAATCTCCCAGCGATCTTCTTGTGggtataatcaaattaattccgCCGTTTACATCAAAGATTACTCGAGGCAAGACACATGAAGGAATATTAGACATTGGTAATGAAGTTTTAGAAAAGGAACGGGcaaaatttttaacattattagaGACCTTAGTGCATGACAACGATGCGTCCTGGGAACACATCTTGGAACATGAAAAACAGGAAGTATTTAAAAAggttaaaactatttttcaaaatatatttaaatacaagagCGATATTATGAAACATGAGATATCCATGTTTTACGAATTATCTTTACAAGatttagaaaaacatttacattCAGAAGTACATACTAGAATACAAACAGCGTACGCAAATATTATATcggatttaaatattcaaattcaaaataagttGTTGAAAGAGAGAAAGAagcttgaaaatattttgaaaaaaaggtATATCATTGaagtacaaaaattaaaaagatactaTTCACTTTTATTGCATAATGAAGTgcgtcgaaataaaatattaatactgcAAGCCGTTCAGGAGAGAAATGATGCGATAAGAGCATTTTATAAGCAAGTCGAAGCGGAAAGAATTACTAGTACTATGTATATAATGAGCTTAGAGAGAAAAAAATGCAAAATCCGAAAAATACTACTAGAAAATTTACAATCTGATGAAGTCTTAAGTAAAcgtaaaatattacaagaaaaaGCTCACATAATCGAGGATTTCAAACGAAAATATGTAGGAATATCAGATATCAATAAACATTGGgaacaaaaaattaagaaaatcttACAGttgtttttaaagtttataagtTTTTCGCTTAAACTATTACCGGAACAAACAACTTTTTTACTGGACTTAGAAAAAATGATGATGTTGcaaattatagaattaaaaagaaatccaTTAATGTGTACTACAATTTTGAAAAGTGATGATATCGACtcaaatgtatttcattttatacaaCCTGAGCAGGAAATAACTGTATGTGATAAAGATCCTTTCGTTGTAGTTGGTGATTTATCAGATCCAGTTCCTCAAGCGTACGGAAGTCGAGAGACTTTAGCATCTGATGTAGATTTACCATATTTTAGAGTCGGAAGACAATATGTTTACGCTAAGTGTCATGGTTATGAaggtataaaaagttatttagaaTCACAGAAATGTAAATGTCGTTCTCCACGCGAACCATCTCCgccaaagaaaataaatgaagtgaagttaccacctaAAGCGACCTGTGAATCAATTGATGAAGAGTCTTCTTTGGAGTCATTATTAATAGACGATTTCGCTCGTCTTGAAGACTGTCCAGCTAGGAAATGTACAAACTggataaaaacaaattcatttcCGAATTTAGCCAACTATTTagattatagtaaagaaaattaCGAAAGAGTAACCACCATTCTGGGTCCAGCtcctgaaataaaattttcaccTCACTTTATTAACCctaaaaatatagcatatagTGAGCTGCCATTTTCTGCAACCAAAGAAAGTCATCATTCTGTTGGGACTCAATATTCAAGTTCAGACGACCTAAGTTTGCCAAAAAGTAGTTGTCACTGTGTTCAAGATATTCTTGAACAAGAAATGCAAATTAACCTCAATAGAACTGTAAAAACATCTAAGCaagaattaaatgaaatactaGCAAAGCGTAAACAATCATTAGAACGATTGATAAACAAAAatccaaatttattaaaaatatttactgacgAATGTTTCGactacaaacaataa
- the LOC124544521 gene encoding delta-sarcoglycan-like, whose amino-acid sequence METNSLGRNRQTPAARNHIIYTDHKGRKIPYADKITPEPILNNNAGRDTKADSIRNSYNSQFKVGIYGWRKKCLYILVMALMLMLIINLALTLWVLKVLDFNSEGMGQLRIVPGGLQLLGQALVLDSLFASSVKSRRGQPISIESSRNFTVSTRDALGMIQSRLFLGHDRLEVNVARLEVRDSRGTLLLGAGHDAVSIGAENLVVASPAGVTFNSAVQSPLVKAPPAKQLMLESPTRSLEMHAAQSIALESRAGDISASCLSTFRLRSIAGSIRLDAPNIYMPKLKSALPLPPSGSHSHDPHHQNIYQLCACANGKLFLAPPHGVCAAREESLICR is encoded by the exons GATCCCTTACGCCGACAAGATCACCCCAGAACCGATCCTCAACAACAATGCGGGTCGAGATACAAAGGCGGACTCGATCAGGAACAGTTATAATAGCCAATTCAAAGTTGGCATTTACGGCTGGCGAAAGAAATGTCTCTACATTCTTGTCATGGCGCTCATGCTTATGTTGATTATCAATCTCGCGTTGACGCTCTGGGTTTTGAAAGTATTGGATTTCAATTCG GAAGGGATGGGACAACTTCGTATCGTGCCGGGCGGCTTGCAGTTATTAGGACAGGCTCTTGTATTGGACTCGCTGTTTGCATCTAGCGTCAAATCCCGACGAGGACAACCTATTTCAATCGAATCATCTAGAAACTTTACGGTGTCAACGCGAGATGCACTCGGGATGATTCAAAGCAGATTATTTTTAG GTCACGACCGCTTAGAAGTCAACGTGGCCCGTTTGGAAGTACGGGATTCCCGTGGCACTTTATTATTAGGTGCGGGGCATGACGCAGTGTCAATCGGAGCAGAAAACCTCGTCGTAGCAAGTCCGGCAGGGGTTACTTTCAATTCAGCTGTACAGTCACCACTTGTTAAGGCACCACCAGCTAAGCAATTAAT GTTGGAATCACCCACCCGATCGCTGGAAATGCATGCAGCGCAAAGCATAGCGCTCGAGTCACGCGCTGGTGACATCAGCGCCAGCTGTCTATCCACCTTCCGCCTGCGTTCCATCGCTGGTTCG attCGATTAGATGCTCCAAATATATACATGCCGAAATTAAAATCAGCGTTACCGTTGCCACCTTCAGGGTCACACAGCCACGACCCCCATCATCAGAACATTTATCAATTATGTGCTTGCGCTAATGGGAAGCTGTTCCTGGCGCCGCCCCACGGCGTTTGCGCTGCAAGAGAAGAGAGCTTAATCTGTCGATGA